From one Bradyrhizobium sp. Ash2021 genomic stretch:
- a CDS encoding TOBE domain-containing protein, with translation MRLSARNQIKGTVVEVKKGATTSHVRVDIGSGQIVTSSITNEAVDDLGIKAGSKATVVIKASDVMIAVD, from the coding sequence ATGCGCCTCAGTGCACGTAACCAGATCAAGGGCACCGTCGTCGAAGTCAAGAAAGGCGCGACCACGTCACATGTCCGCGTCGACATCGGAAGCGGCCAGATCGTGACCTCCTCCATCACCAACGAAGCCGTCGACGATCTCGGCATCAAGGCGGGTAGCAAAGCCACCGTCGTGATCAAGGCCTCCGACGTGATGATCGCGGTGGACTGA
- the modA gene encoding molybdate ABC transporter substrate-binding protein, translated as MHRLSGIFAALVILLAAAHAPAAAEDKTLTVFAAASMKNALDDIDAAYTAKTGVKITVSYAASSALAKQIEQGAPADVFVSADTDWMDYATARKNINEPTRVNLLGNSIVLIAPKDSKIDNVTIGQGFDLAKLAGDGKIATGDVKAVPVGKYAKAALEKLGAWQAAEPKFAMADSVRAALTLVARGEAVLGIVYSTDAKVEPGVKIVGTFPADSHPAIIYPVAATTTAKPETADYLAFLRSSAAKAILEKYGFKFLVSPTT; from the coding sequence ATGCATCGTCTATCCGGAATTTTTGCCGCCCTCGTCATCCTGCTAGCGGCGGCCCACGCGCCCGCTGCTGCGGAGGACAAGACCCTCACCGTATTCGCCGCCGCCTCGATGAAGAACGCGCTCGACGACATCGACGCCGCCTACACCGCCAAGACCGGCGTCAAGATCACCGTGAGCTATGCCGCCAGCTCGGCGCTCGCAAAGCAGATCGAACAGGGCGCGCCGGCCGACGTGTTCGTATCCGCCGACACCGACTGGATGGACTACGCCACGGCCAGGAAGAACATCAACGAACCGACCCGGGTCAATTTGCTCGGCAACAGCATCGTGCTGATCGCCCCGAAAGATTCCAAAATCGACAATGTGACGATCGGGCAAGGCTTCGACCTGGCGAAGCTCGCCGGCGACGGCAAGATCGCCACCGGCGACGTCAAGGCCGTCCCGGTCGGCAAATATGCCAAGGCGGCGCTGGAGAAACTCGGCGCGTGGCAGGCTGCCGAGCCGAAATTCGCGATGGCCGATAGCGTGCGCGCTGCGCTGACGCTGGTCGCACGCGGTGAAGCCGTGCTCGGCATCGTCTATTCGACCGACGCCAAGGTCGAACCCGGCGTCAAGATCGTCGGCACCTTCCCGGCCGATTCGCATCCGGCGATCATCTACCCGGTGGCGGCGACGACGACCGCCAAACCGGAGACTGCCGACTATCTCGCCTTCCTGCGCTCGTCGGCCGCTAAAGCCATTCTGGAGAAATACGGCTTCAAGTTCCTCGTCAGCCCGACGACCTGA
- the modB gene encoding molybdate ABC transporter permease subunit yields MFDISPTEWTAILLSLRVAIIATLVATPFGIGLAWLLARRDFWGKSVLDALIHLPLVLPPVVTGYLLLLTFGRRGLVGAWLADHLGIVFAFRWTGAALACGVMSFPLLVRPIRLSIEAIDRRLEQAAGTLGAAPWQVFATVTLPLALPGVLAGMVLGFAKAIGEFGATITFVSNIPGETQTISSAIYSLIQTPDGDTAAARLVVISIVIAMGALIASEWFARRATKRLHGN; encoded by the coding sequence ATGTTCGATATCTCGCCGACCGAATGGACGGCGATCCTGCTGTCGCTGCGGGTCGCCATCATCGCAACGCTGGTGGCGACGCCGTTCGGAATCGGACTGGCGTGGCTGCTGGCACGGCGGGATTTCTGGGGCAAATCCGTCCTCGATGCGCTGATCCATCTGCCGCTGGTGCTGCCGCCGGTCGTTACCGGTTATCTGTTGCTGCTGACCTTCGGTCGCCGGGGCCTGGTCGGCGCTTGGCTTGCCGACCATCTCGGCATCGTGTTCGCGTTTCGCTGGACCGGGGCCGCGCTCGCCTGCGGCGTGATGTCGTTCCCGCTTTTGGTGCGGCCGATCCGGCTGTCGATCGAGGCGATCGACCGGCGATTGGAGCAGGCGGCCGGCACGCTCGGCGCCGCGCCCTGGCAGGTGTTCGCGACCGTGACATTGCCGCTGGCGCTGCCGGGCGTGCTGGCCGGCATGGTGCTCGGCTTTGCCAAGGCGATCGGCGAGTTCGGCGCCACGATTACCTTCGTGTCCAACATCCCCGGCGAAACCCAGACCATTTCGTCGGCGATCTATTCGCTGATCCAGACGCCGGACGGCGACACCGCGGCGGCGCGGCTGGTGGTGATTTCCATCGTGATCGCGATGGGCGCCTTGATCGCCTCGGAATGGTTCGCGCGCCGCGCCACCAAACGCCTGCACGGGAATTGA
- the modC gene encoding molybdenum ABC transporter ATP-binding protein, with the protein MLRVDVTKKLGEFSIEASFTSEGRVTGLFGASGAGKTSLINMIAGLLKPDRGIISIDGETLDDVAARVHVPPHRRRIGYVFQDARLFPHLDVRQNLDYGRRMNQLAEDPAQRARVTELLDIGGLMDRRPGKLSGGERQRVALGRALLSKPRLLLLDEPLGSLDESRKVEILPYLVRLRDEAHVPMVYVSHDAAEMRQLATQIVMVRNGRVSAFGGVKVLSGGSPT; encoded by the coding sequence ATGCTGCGCGTCGACGTCACAAAAAAGCTCGGCGAGTTCTCGATCGAAGCGTCCTTCACCAGCGAAGGCCGCGTTACCGGCCTGTTCGGCGCTTCCGGCGCCGGCAAGACCTCGCTGATCAACATGATCGCCGGCCTGCTGAAGCCTGATCGCGGCATCATCTCGATCGATGGCGAGACGCTCGACGACGTCGCCGCGCGCGTGCACGTGCCGCCGCACCGGCGCCGCATCGGCTACGTGTTCCAGGACGCGCGGCTGTTTCCGCATCTCGACGTCCGGCAGAATCTCGACTATGGCCGGCGCATGAACCAGCTGGCCGAGGATCCCGCACAACGCGCGCGCGTCACCGAGCTGCTCGATATCGGCGGCCTGATGGACCGCCGCCCCGGAAAACTCTCCGGCGGCGAGCGTCAGCGCGTGGCGCTTGGCCGCGCGCTGTTGTCGAAGCCACGGTTGCTGCTGCTGGACGAGCCCTTGGGCTCGCTGGACGAAAGCCGCAAGGTCGAGATCCTGCCCTATCTGGTGCGGCTGCGCGACGAGGCCCATGTGCCGATGGTCTATGTCAGCCACGACGCGGCCGAGATGCGCCAGCTCGCCACCCAGATCGTGATGGTGCGCAACGGACGCGTCAGCGCGTTCGGCGGCGTGAAGGTTTTGTCGGGTGGTTCGCCGACCTGA